Proteins found in one Spirochaetota bacterium genomic segment:
- a CDS encoding M3 family metallopeptidase — protein sequence MKSNNPILNFSQSNTEYYYEFDKIKSEHFLPAIEETIEEAKKEIENINKNKEKPDFFNVIEKLEFSTLEVKRVSALFSNLLQAESDNKFKDLAQEIYPLLTKFENDVMLDPDLFKKVEYVYKNEDRSKLDVEQNRFLDITYKNFIRNGALLSDSDKKILREIDEELSKLDPKFDQNLLNSTNSFEYYVEDENEIKGIPENIKEILKENAIKKGKNKGYLLNLQPPILMAILQYCQNRNLRKIINEAYSKRATSGEFSNLEIINKIVKLREKRAQILGYNTHADFVLEMRMANNPNKVMEFLEKLYKYSYKKALEEKMQLEEYAKRIDNIDSLQIYDWRYYGEKLRKELFNIDTEKLREYFKLEDVIDGLFKVANKLYNINFIEVKDIPIYHNDVKTFKVLDKDGSYLGILYMDLFPRDTKVSGAWMTEYLGQGYYRGKIIRPHVAICGNLTPSTSTSPSLLSLDDVRTLFHEFGHALHGLLSNCKYQSMSGPNVFWDFVELPSQIMENWVYEKESLNLFAKHYKTKLLINDEILNSLKESKKFLSGILNLRQLTFGFLDMAYHFNRFGETNINIIEFEYKCTDKLNIFPRIEGSCISSSFSHIFAGGYSAGYYSYKWAEVIEADAFELFKEKGIFNSEVASSFRENILSKGNSEDPMKLYIKFRGREPNEEALLKREGLI from the coding sequence ATGAAAAGTAATAATCCTATTTTAAATTTTTCACAGTCAAATACAGAATATTATTATGAGTTTGATAAAATAAAATCTGAACATTTTTTGCCTGCAATAGAAGAAACTATAGAAGAAGCCAAAAAAGAAATAGAGAATATAAATAAAAATAAAGAAAAACCTGATTTTTTTAATGTTATTGAGAAATTAGAGTTTAGTACTTTAGAAGTTAAAAGAGTTTCTGCTTTGTTTTCAAATCTTTTACAAGCAGAATCTGACAATAAGTTTAAAGATTTAGCTCAGGAAATTTATCCATTGTTAACAAAATTCGAAAATGATGTTATGTTAGACCCTGATTTATTTAAAAAAGTTGAGTATGTATATAAGAATGAAGATAGAAGTAAATTGGATGTAGAACAAAATAGATTTCTTGATATCACTTACAAAAATTTCATAAGAAACGGTGCTTTGTTATCAGATAGTGATAAAAAAATATTGAGAGAAATTGATGAAGAGCTATCTAAACTTGATCCTAAATTTGATCAAAATTTATTAAATAGCACCAATAGTTTTGAATATTATGTAGAGGATGAAAATGAAATTAAAGGAATTCCAGAAAATATTAAAGAAATATTAAAAGAGAATGCTATAAAAAAAGGTAAAAATAAAGGCTATCTTTTAAATTTACAACCACCAATTTTAATGGCTATATTACAATACTGTCAAAATAGAAATTTAAGAAAAATTATAAATGAAGCATATTCTAAAAGAGCTACTTCAGGTGAATTTTCTAATTTAGAAATAATCAATAAAATAGTTAAATTAAGAGAGAAAAGAGCCCAAATACTAGGTTACAATACTCATGCTGATTTTGTACTTGAGATGAGAATGGCAAATAATCCAAATAAGGTTATGGAATTCTTAGAAAAACTTTATAAATATTCTTATAAGAAAGCATTAGAGGAAAAGATGCAACTTGAAGAGTATGCTAAAAGAATAGATAATATAGACAGTTTACAGATTTATGATTGGAGATATTATGGAGAGAAATTAAGGAAAGAATTGTTTAATATTGACACAGAAAAATTAAGAGAATATTTTAAATTAGAAGATGTTATTGATGGTTTATTTAAAGTAGCAAATAAACTTTATAATATTAATTTTATTGAAGTAAAAGATATTCCAATTTATCATAATGATGTTAAAACATTTAAAGTTCTTGATAAAGATGGTTCTTATCTTGGTATTCTTTATATGGATTTGTTTCCAAGGGATACTAAGGTATCAGGTGCTTGGATGACTGAATATCTTGGCCAGGGATATTATAGAGGTAAAATCATAAGACCACATGTTGCAATATGTGGAAATTTAACTCCTTCAACTTCTACTTCTCCATCACTTTTATCATTAGATGATGTAAGAACTCTATTTCATGAATTTGGGCATGCTTTACATGGGCTGCTTTCTAATTGTAAATATCAATCTATGAGTGGCCCAAATGTTTTCTGGGATTTTGTTGAATTACCTTCTCAGATCATGGAAAATTGGGTTTATGAAAAAGAAAGTTTAAACTTATTTGCAAAACATTATAAAACTAAGTTACTCATTAATGATGAAATATTGAATAGTTTAAAGGAATCAAAAAAATTTTTAAGTGGTATTTTAAATTTACGACAATTAACTTTTGGTTTTCTTGATATGGCTTATCATTTTAATAGATTTGGAGAAACTAATATTAATATAATAGAGTTTGAGTATAAATGCACTGATAAATTAAATATATTCCCTAGAATAGAGGGGAGTTGTATATCTTCATCCTTTTCTCATATCTTTGCTGGAGGCTATTCTGCTGGTTATTATTCTTATAAATGGGCTGAAGTTATTGAAGCAGATGCATTTGAATTATTTAAAGAAAAAGGAATATTTAATAGTGAAGTTGCCAGTTCTTTTAGGGAAAATATTTTATCTAAAGGAAATAGTGAAGATCCTATGAAATTGTATATAAAATTTAGGGGAAGAGAGCCTAATGAAGAAGCTTTATTAAAGAGAGAAGGTTTAATATGA
- the truB gene encoding tRNA pseudouridine(55) synthase TruB: protein MFDDYLIMPIIKPSGFSSAQYLNIIKKNFLSYIKFEILSYANNNNKIKNNLIKFGHTGTLDPFACGVLLILCGKACKLNFLFNYLPKEYITVIKLGEKRNTGDITGIKIGDSEIIDRYEIEKNLNIFRGKIEQYPHKFSAVKINGQRAYKLARENREFELKKREIFIYENKLLNYNKKLKKAVIYVKCSSGTYIRKYIEDIVEYSGKFAYCEKLVRKSIGPFNLRLIVQPINFERNFIKNKISYPILKPYKYLFEDYFQILSQENLEKEVYDFLSENFKRGKTLNRENIKEIIEKSRSKEYKVKDKSLNSELYLFFNTNDLLTTVFSLNNNKVEYLFNYPQEIN, encoded by the coding sequence ATGTTTGATGATTATTTGATAATGCCTATTATAAAACCTTCTGGTTTTTCTAGTGCTCAATATTTGAATATAATAAAGAAAAATTTTTTATCATATATAAAATTTGAAATTTTATCTTATGCCAACAATAATAATAAAATTAAAAATAATTTAATTAAATTTGGCCACACAGGTACTTTAGATCCTTTTGCTTGTGGAGTTCTTTTAATTCTATGTGGTAAGGCTTGTAAATTAAACTTTTTATTTAATTATTTACCAAAAGAATATATAACTGTAATAAAGTTAGGAGAAAAGAGAAATACAGGTGATATTACTGGCATTAAGATTGGAGATTCTGAAATAATTGATAGATATGAGATCGAAAAGAATTTAAATATATTCAGGGGTAAAATAGAACAATATCCTCATAAATTTTCAGCAGTAAAAATTAATGGCCAAAGAGCTTATAAACTTGCAAGAGAAAATAGAGAATTTGAACTTAAAAAAAGAGAAATATTTATTTATGAAAATAAACTTTTAAATTATAATAAAAAGTTAAAGAAAGCTGTTATTTATGTAAAATGTTCATCTGGTACTTATATAAGAAAATATATTGAAGATATTGTTGAGTATTCAGGTAAGTTTGCTTATTGCGAAAAACTTGTAAGAAAATCAATAGGGCCTTTTAATTTGAGATTAATAGTTCAACCAATTAATTTTGAAAGAAATTTTATAAAAAACAAGATCTCTTATCCTATATTAAAACCATACAAATATTTATTTGAAGATTATTTTCAAATTTTGAGCCAAGAAAATCTTGAAAAAGAAGTTTATGATTTTTTAAGTGAAAATTTTAAGAGAGGAAAAACATTAAATAGAGAAAATATTAAAGAAATTATTGAAAAAAGTAGATCAAAAGAATATAAGGTTAAAGATAAAAGTTTAAATAGCGAACTTTATCTTTTTTTTAATACAAATGATTTATTAACAACAGTATTCTCTTTGAATAATAATAAAGTAGAGTATCTATTTAATTATCCTCAAGAAATAAATTAG
- the rbfA gene encoding 30S ribosome-binding factor RbfA: MIPDRNIRVGRSIYKLICNLFFDEIYNKIIKDNVVITNVEVSKDLKVAKIFFIAKNRDEKIIDKILKELERLKSFLRKRIADEINLKYCPDIIFKFDYEEDRANRVDELIEKVIKKEK; encoded by the coding sequence ATGATTCCAGATAGGAATATTAGAGTTGGAAGGTCTATATATAAACTAATATGTAATCTTTTTTTTGATGAAATTTATAACAAAATTATAAAAGATAATGTAGTTATTACAAATGTTGAAGTTTCAAAAGATTTGAAGGTTGCTAAGATATTTTTTATAGCTAAAAATAGAGATGAAAAAATAATTGATAAAATTTTAAAAGAACTTGAGAGATTAAAATCTTTTTTAAGAAAAAGAATAGCTGATGAAATAAATTTAAAATATTGCCCTGATATTATTTTTAAATTTGATTATGAAGAAGATAGAGCAAATAGAGTTGATGAATTAATAGAAAAGGTAATTAAAAAAGAAAAATAA
- the infB gene encoding translation initiation factor IF-2, translated as MNKKIITYLKEKNFTIEKINEILSKYNWNPEDRLVDEIISIIDREYEELKKPIKKIKIKKKIIKKVVKTSLSSKEDEIEEETAQELEEDKKISTAELIEDNVKDDEGKVKLEDLEKKEEDIKEKIKDESGQEIVKTYKFSPKTDYKKIKEEPQESNISSKSAKEPSYKGKNFKGTPQQGTKTLEPSKKLTFSREFKKSDYDNKIDTKKEEQKSFGDHKKKIFIKKKKESKVIDIQKKEFSFSNKQTSTQPTKIGERKEPPRKFTEKGKKKEVEYQSSYEDENIFNQKISASLKKKEEETKFNIPSKIEIPETITVSELAKKMNIKSNMLIKKFFEMGKLVTINQIIDAETAEIVVSEFGTQVIRTSIADEIKIPEQNLSKQDIRIRPPIVTIMGHVDHGKTSLLDYIRKSKITATEAGGITQKIGAYKVDVKGKSIVFIDTPGHEAFANMRARGAKVTDIVILVVAADDGVMPQTKEAINHAREANVPIIVAINKIDKHNANPDKVKGELAEFNLIPQEWGGDTLFFNISALKGIGVDDLLEGILLLADSLNLKADFYTEKWGSGYILESRIDKGRGVIATVILKDGVVKLKQFFVSGKEYGKVRSMIDDKGKSLKIAYPGDAVEIIGFEGLPEPGDEFNIVDNEDLVKEISKKRKEYEVLKKSKKSSLSLDSILKQMDSSEVKELKIILNADVNGMVEALSNALEKLSVKEVKVKVIQKSVGAIKESDVNLAIASKAIIIGFNTKPTPEALKLAESEGVEIRRYNIIYDAIEDIKSAISGLAAPKIKEEIIGEIEVRQLFKVPNVGTVAGSYVTKGKVVRGALCRIYRDHVKIYESKIASLFRFKDPVKEVKQGFECGISIENFNDINVGDIIEVYQNIEEAISFEELKREETEELQDKEKKE; from the coding sequence ATGAATAAAAAAATAATAACATATCTTAAAGAAAAAAATTTTACAATTGAAAAAATTAATGAAATTCTCTCTAAATACAATTGGAATCCTGAAGATAGATTGGTTGATGAAATTATTTCTATAATAGATAGAGAATATGAAGAATTAAAGAAGCCTATTAAAAAGATAAAAATAAAAAAGAAAATTATTAAAAAAGTAGTAAAAACATCATTAAGCTCCAAAGAAGATGAGATAGAAGAAGAAACTGCTCAAGAATTAGAAGAAGACAAAAAAATATCTACTGCTGAATTAATTGAAGATAATGTTAAAGATGATGAGGGAAAAGTTAAGTTAGAAGATTTAGAAAAGAAAGAAGAAGATATAAAAGAAAAAATTAAAGATGAAAGTGGGCAAGAGATAGTTAAAACTTATAAATTTTCTCCAAAAACAGATTATAAAAAAATCAAAGAGGAACCTCAGGAATCAAATATTTCAAGTAAATCTGCTAAAGAACCTTCTTATAAGGGAAAAAATTTTAAAGGTACACCGCAACAGGGAACTAAAACTTTAGAACCTTCTAAAAAATTGACATTTTCAAGAGAATTTAAAAAATCTGATTATGACAATAAAATTGATACAAAGAAAGAAGAACAAAAGAGTTTTGGTGATCATAAGAAAAAGATATTTATTAAGAAGAAAAAAGAAAGTAAAGTAATAGATATACAGAAAAAAGAGTTTAGTTTTAGCAATAAGCAAACTTCTACACAGCCAACTAAAATTGGTGAGAGAAAAGAGCCTCCCAGAAAATTTACAGAAAAAGGCAAGAAAAAAGAGGTAGAATATCAATCTTCTTATGAAGATGAAAATATTTTTAATCAAAAAATTTCAGCAAGTTTGAAGAAAAAAGAGGAAGAAACTAAGTTTAATATACCATCTAAAATTGAAATCCCAGAAACAATAACAGTTTCAGAATTAGCTAAAAAGATGAACATTAAAAGTAATATGCTTATAAAAAAATTTTTTGAAATGGGAAAACTTGTAACAATAAATCAAATAATAGACGCTGAAACTGCTGAAATTGTGGTTTCAGAATTTGGTACACAAGTAATAAGAACTTCAATTGCTGATGAGATAAAGATTCCTGAGCAAAACTTGAGTAAACAAGATATCAGAATAAGACCTCCTATAGTTACTATAATGGGGCATGTTGATCATGGTAAAACATCTTTGTTAGACTATATTAGAAAATCCAAAATCACTGCAACTGAAGCTGGTGGAATAACACAAAAAATAGGTGCTTATAAGGTTGATGTTAAAGGAAAATCTATTGTCTTTATAGATACACCAGGGCATGAAGCTTTTGCTAATATGAGAGCTAGGGGTGCTAAAGTTACAGATATAGTAATTCTAGTTGTTGCTGCTGATGATGGTGTAATGCCACAGACCAAAGAAGCTATAAATCATGCAAGAGAAGCAAATGTCCCAATAATAGTTGCAATAAATAAGATTGATAAACACAATGCTAATCCAGATAAAGTAAAAGGAGAGCTTGCTGAATTCAATTTAATCCCTCAAGAATGGGGAGGAGATACTCTATTTTTTAATATATCAGCATTAAAAGGAATAGGAGTTGATGATCTTTTAGAAGGAATCTTGCTTTTAGCAGATTCTCTTAACTTGAAAGCAGATTTTTATACAGAAAAATGGGGAAGTGGTTATATTCTAGAATCAAGAATTGATAAAGGTAGAGGAGTTATTGCAACAGTTATTTTAAAAGATGGAGTTGTAAAACTTAAACAATTTTTTGTTAGTGGTAAAGAGTATGGTAAAGTTAGGTCAATGATTGATGATAAAGGGAAAAGCTTAAAAATAGCTTATCCTGGTGATGCTGTTGAGATAATAGGTTTTGAAGGTTTACCTGAACCTGGTGATGAATTTAATATTGTTGATAACGAAGATTTGGTTAAAGAAATTTCTAAAAAAAGAAAAGAGTATGAGGTTTTAAAGAAATCTAAAAAATCTTCGCTTTCTCTTGATTCAATTTTGAAACAGATGGATAGTTCTGAAGTTAAAGAATTAAAAATAATTTTAAATGCTGATGTTAATGGCATGGTTGAAGCTCTTTCAAATGCATTGGAAAAATTGTCAGTTAAAGAAGTAAAAGTAAAAGTAATTCAGAAATCTGTTGGAGCTATAAAAGAAAGTGATGTAAATCTTGCTATAGCATCAAAAGCAATTATCATTGGTTTTAATACTAAACCTACTCCTGAAGCACTTAAATTAGCAGAAAGTGAAGGAGTTGAAATTAGAAGATATAATATTATTTATGATGCTATTGAAGATATAAAATCTGCAATTTCTGGTTTAGCTGCTCCAAAAATCAAAGAAGAAATAATAGGTGAAATCGAGGTAAGGCAATTATTTAAAGTTCCAAATGTTGGAACTGTTGCTGGATCATATGTAACAAAAGGTAAAGTTGTTAGAGGGGCACTATGCAGAATCTATAGAGATCATGTAAAAATATATGAAAGTAAAATTGCTTCCCTTTTTAGATTTAAAGATCCAGTTAAAGAAGTTAAACAAGGTTTTGAATGTGGTATATCAATTGAAAATTTTAATGATATTAATGTTGGTGATATAATCGAAGTATATCAAAACATTGAGGAAGCAATTTCCTTTGAAGAATTAAAAAGAGAAGAAACAGAAGAATTACAAGATAAAGAAAAAAAAGAATAG